The Ananas comosus cultivar F153 linkage group 20, ASM154086v1, whole genome shotgun sequence region NATATATCTACAGAGTTCGGCTATGATACTCGTAAAAGCATAAGTATTtagtacttataaattttttatcgttagatttatacttttaattattttatctgttaaattatactattaaaccaaccacccactaaatcctagaaggcccacatcatcctaaccgcgcatctcttaatccaatgacgaaaaatctacaaacaccaataattttgtacttttaaaaacatagaagcttaattttatatatatagagagagctaggctagaatattattgatagcaaaaaatcttttttgttatcaagtttttaatcgttggatgaaaaattgtagggttatgatgatattagtcccttagaATTGAATAGTCCTCCGAActcccccctagggttgagtggtccccactggattataatatttaatttaatgtttagaaataataaaacgaattgatccaaaaactaaaaacttgatagcaaaagaatcttttgctatcaatagtattctaacccaactctttctctctctctatatataataattaaagcaacactattttttttcagtaAAGCTTCAATCTGCCCTCTTCTATTTTCACTTAATTATTatgtaatttgtaatttaaaaaataatactaattagcttgtaattttattcttttttatcataAATATCTATTATTAAGTCGGGTACAATCCAGATGACANTTatctgttaaattatactattaaaccaaccacccactaaatcttagaaggcccacatcatcctaaccgcgtatctcttaatccaatgacgaaaaatctacaaacaccaataattttgtacttttaaaaacatagaagcttaattttatatatagagagagagctaggctagaatattattgatagcaaaaaaatcttttttgttatcaagtttttaatcgttggatgaaaaattgtagggttatgatgatattagtcccttagaATTGAATAGTCCCCCcgaggattgagtggtccccactgagttataatatttaatttaatgtttagaaatgatgaaacgaATTGATCctaaggctaaaaacttgatagcaaaagaacattttgctatcaatagtattctaacccaactctttctctctctctatatataataattaaagcaacactattttttttcagtaAAGCTTCAATCTGCCCTCTTCTATTTTCACTTAATTATTatgtaatttgtaatttaaaaaataatactaattagcttgtaattttattcttttttatcataAATATCTATTATTAAGTCGGGTACAATCCAGATGACAGATTTGTTTTTTGTTAATTaaaccaaaattaaaattacaaaatagttaaatgtaattttttgaaccacGTGAGATGGAAGAGTGAAAATGCCCTATACCACTAATAATAATCTAAATAAGTATTAAACACTTAGATGAGTGGatatataatttacatattatttttagatatataAGTAGCATTTCTTTTTATGCAGTATGGCCTTATTTGGTCTCATATCATCTTCTGCACGAGAGAGCAAATATGAGTACATATTTGCGGATCAAGCCTTTATGCTTAGATAATAATTTAAGTTGCATGTTCGTCAcccaacaaattaaaaaaaaaaaaaagaaaaaaagttcgCAATATTagtgaaacaaaaacaaattaagGGCTTCGATCAAGCCCTTATTCTTTATTACGTCAgtgtgtcaaactcaaattacGCGCTTTAAGATGTACTTATGAACACTGATACATCCAGTTtaagtagcatatatatatatatagaagttcCTTCAAAAAATTAGATCTTTGGGACtatgattaatttatatatagctAGCCGTTTGTTACATACATTCTacgctttcttttcttttcctcagATGCATGTAACTCCTCCGGTAATAAGTTGCAGTAAGTTACTGGTACAAACCCAACCGGACCGGAGTTCCGGTGCTCCGAATCCACTGATCGCCGTTCAAGAAGGCGGCCACCGTGTACTTGGCGGCGTCGTCGCGGCTGGTGATGGTTCTGTATCCGGGCCAGCGCACCCGGGCGGCTGTGTCGGCGCCGGCGCCCTTGTTGTTGTACTCGGCGTAGGACAGCGTCTTGAGGCCGAAGTCGCCGTCCCAGGGGAGGTATCCGTCGCGGCTGATGAAGTCGCCGATCTGCGACTCCATGATGATTGTGTGGGAGTACTCGCGCCAGGGGCGGCCGAGGTAGCTGCGGATGGCGAGCTTGTCGGGGACGAGGCGGCCGTCGGGGATGATGCGGCAGTGGTGGACGACGAAGCCGGTGGGCTGGTGGCCGTCGGAGCGGCCCTGCGCGGTGACGATGTTCTGCTGGTTGTCGAGCGGGCGGCGGACGACGAGGATGCAGTTCTGGaggacggcggcggcgtcgccgaAGATGAAGTCGACGGTGCCGGAGATGATGCAGTTGCGGTAGAACTGCCGCATCGAGTGCGCGTAGAGCGTGTCCTGGTAGCCCTCCATCCGGCAGTTCAGGAAAACGGACCGGTCCGACTGCACGCGCAGCGCCACCGCCTGGTGCTTGATCGCCCCTGCCGTGTTGCGGAATCCTATGCCCGTGCCCACGAACCCATCCCCATGAACAGCTACGGAggaccaaaaaataataataataataatttggacCAAAAAGCGTAATTTAGCGCAAAATGAAACTACTTAATTAATTGTAAGAGTAGTTCAAATGTTTGCAGCAATTTTCTTACCAACAGTTGCACTTTTGTAGGTTGTCATGTTGTTGCCATCGGCAACGTTCCTGCTTCCGGTGATAATCGTCTTCCTCGAGCCATCTCCAAACAATGTCAGGTTCACCATCTGCTTCGGCACGATCACTTGCTCCTCGTACACgccctcttttatatatatcacAAACCTTAACACACCACACCATGTTGTCGTATCATAATTAGAAGACATATGCAGAACTAAGCTGCAGTGCTTTTAGAATCACGAGAACTTATGCGCTTCGAGAACTTTCGAAACGACGATCGGCTCTACAAAAAGAAATGTATGTAATATGGTTACCTCCCATCATAGGTCTTGGGCACGGCGTTAATGGCGTCGTTGATGGTGGTGAAGTTACCGGTCCCGTCTTTGGCCACAACGAGATTAGGCGTGAGATTGTTCTTAGCCTGCCCTTTGAGAGCTCGCCGCTCTTTGCTCGAGAGCCAAGCCGGAAAACCGTCGCCGCGGAGCTCCCTCCCCTCCTCGGCctcgaggaggcggcggcgcccgcCGCTGACTCCTGGGACGTGAAGGGAGGAGAGGAACGACGGCGCCTTTCCGATGATCGCCAATGCGTTGCTCGTCAGGTGCTTCGCGGCCTCCATCCCgtccttcattttcttcttcagcTCTCCCTCCGGGAACCCCTCGACGCACGTCTCCTGGTCCGTGATAACCGAGCTCAGCCATATCCTCAGCTCGTGCCCCTTCTTCGGGAggtcgtcgagccggtgcgcaTCTATGCCATTCATTGTCCTCAGGAGCTCGGCTTTCGCGTACCCGAACAGCTCCTTGCAGTCGTCGACCGCGGCCCTCACGCGGGGGTCGTCGCTCTTGACGCTGTCGGCGACGCGGCCGAAGGACTTGTCGACCTCGTCGGCGATCGCGGCGACGGCCGCCTTGATCAGGTCCTTGGGCGAGGAGGTGGAGTTCGCGGCGGCCTTCGAGAGGGCCTTCTCGCACGACTCCTTGTAGTCGGTCGGCGAGCAGAGCATCTTGACGGTCTTGGAGACGGAGTGGATGCTGctgtcggcggcggcggcggcggcgttggAGGTCGAGCTGCGCGAGGGCTCGGACGAGGTCTTCTCGCGGTTGACGACGCAGGCGGCGCCGACGATGACGAGGAGTacgacggcggcggaggcgccTCCGATCATGAGGCGCTTGCGCTGCGTCCGCTGCTTCTCGGCCCGTCGCCGCTCCGTCAGGGGGCCGAAGTCTTGGAAGGCAGACATGGTCggagatctctctctttctctctttgttttacttttttctttttttattttttttttatttttttttttgggtttttctcCCCTTTTTCTCTCTGCCTCGGAGAGAGAGGTAAGGCAGAGAGAGGGTGAAGGATGGGGTGGAGGGAAGAGAGATGTAGTTATTGAGAGCTCTGCTCTTTCTTAGAAAAGAAGGGTTGGGAGAGGTTTGAGGAGGTTGAATTTGAAAGTTAGTTATGGTCCAACCAAAACTATGACAACCGTTGGTAATGTTAATGAGCTAAATTTTCGGGCATTTGGTGTTGAGAATCATTTAATGCAATTAAGCAAAATAGAATTAGTGTAAAAGTTTTCagaatgttaaaaaaaaaaaaaaaaatagtgatgaCCTCCAAAATAAGAGAGATTGTATTATATATCAGTCATACCACATCATCTATTAACAGCTAATTATTTATCTacttttgaataaaaaatacaacaaaattttttttctaataactaCAATGGACGGGTGAATTCAAAAAGAACAATATGCTTGGTCCGTGACGTTACTACATCAGTAATATAACTAAtgcattctaattttttttttccaaataacgTATGATAATTGAGGAACACAATTAGCTgtcatttattataattttatctctATTCAAGGATTATAAACCTTCCCTCTAAGACttaagcctccgtttggttcggggttaaggaaaaagtagctataccagggatagggttaagttcagggttaaagtggtgttaaaatttttttgtgtttggttggagtaggtgggataaaaagataatgattgataaataagaaaaaaggtgagggctcgggatgcgtg contains the following coding sequences:
- the LOC109725504 gene encoding pectinesterase-like yields the protein MSAFQDFGPLTERRRAEKQRTQRKRLMIGGASAAVVLLVIVGAACVVNREKTSSEPSRSSTSNAAAAAADSSIHSVSKTVKMLCSPTDYKESCEKALSKAAANSTSSPKDLIKAAVAAIADEVDKSFGRVADSVKSDDPRVRAAVDDCKELFGYAKAELLRTMNGIDAHRLDDLPKKGHELRIWLSSVITDQETCVEGFPEGELKKKMKDGMEAAKHLTSNALAIIGKAPSFLSSLHVPGVSGGRRRLLEAEEGRELRGDGFPAWLSSKERRALKGQAKNNLTPNLVVAKDGTGNFTTINDAINAVPKTYDGRFVIYIKEGVYEEQVIVPKQMVNLTLFGDGSRKTIITGSRNVADGNNMTTYKSATVAVHGDGFVGTGIGFRNTAGAIKHQAVALRVQSDRSVFLNCRMEGYQDTLYAHSMRQFYRNCIISGTVDFIFGDAAAVLQNCILVVRRPLDNQQNIVTAQGRSDGHQPTGFVVHHCRIIPDGRLVPDKLAIRSYLGRPWREYSHTIIMESQIGDFISRDGYLPWDGDFGLKTLSYAEYNNKGAGADTAARVRWPGYRTITSRDDAAKYTVAAFLNGDQWIRSTGTPVRLGLYQ